Proteins encoded by one window of Lepeophtheirus salmonis chromosome 10, UVic_Lsal_1.4, whole genome shotgun sequence:
- the LOC121125747 gene encoding transforming growth factor-beta-induced protein ig-h3, whose protein sequence is MRLFWIITFIIGVSHGAHEFTNEATHLWDQIYDGFETIHDSAYKEINPWATSLEAKVGEALDDIFEPQRRRNDNVDSDKDSQEPSTNTPQLHQQSFPLNQLFQNVFKMPQSLFPTKRNWWNGENVCVERKVIDESKNATSANEEDENRTQKGIRLFMDFSMTSCRDEINLHECTTTVNKNGEKKTIVVTHSCCYGHVRREEDDSGCEKVDMTTLEETIEKLGSDEFLKLLQSTKFNIESGNYTIFVPNNDAVEDYKRDIEGINALDIDGSDVKYKISRNKRYAVESSSFSNLVKGHIVDGFVDSSDVHDENVFPSVEDASKIRMTVYNTYPKKTWMANCAKVISQNNYAKNGIVHVVDKVIRPVKSTILELLGSDPQFEEFKKLIESVANKDDTIKKLSEMEGQFTVFAPTNAAFEKLSKRIQDKLRSGSGCAIDILKNHILPNVICSGVIEGKARTVNTLGKYLMLNKEDDMELTVQDIPVFVNDIIGTNGVLHAIEEFLIPESSKLVEDVLEDASLDTFKKYLKEVDMLEALDARDNITIFAPTNRALEILSRDFVSDKKKLKDFLLYHIANTKVCQCEFKNDQELSTARKDQKLKINTYNGSGAFLLGVPAPDVATVQCARISKRDVEMCGGMIHKVDKVLFPPFGSIQEILKSEDKYSKFSELAEESGLDMSNEQYTLLLPTNSAFESLSEEVMAKINSNRTYWVPKIVEKHILSDSYCCASIAPRNIFIDTSGKRTMSNEIVSLRKSVGGRYFANDAEISTCDVVATNGVIHTIDRVLLPREMESRNKGGDPILPFRSIIYSGLFK, encoded by the coding sequence ATGAGGCTATTTTggattattacatttataatcgGGGTTTCACATGGAGCTCATGAGTTTACAAATGAAGCCACTCACCTCTGGGATCAAATCTATGACGGATTTGAAACTATTCATGATAGTGCCTATAAAGAAATCAATCCATGGGCCACTTCTCTTGAAGCTAAAGTAGGTGAGGCTTTAGATGACATATTTGAGCCTCAACGACGACGCAATGATAATGTTGACTCTGACAAAGACTCTCAAGAGCCATCCACCAATACACCACAGCTCCATCAGCAGTCCTTCCCTTTAAACCAATTATTTCAAAACGTTTTCAAAATGCCTCAATCCCTTTTCCCAACGAAACGGAATTGGTGGAATGGTGAGAACGTTTGTGTTGAGCGTAAAGTAATTGATGAATCCAAAAATGCTACTTCTGCCAATGAAGAAGATGAGAATCGAACGCAGAAGGGGATTCgtttatttatggattttagCATGACTTCATGTAGGGATGAAATCAATCTACATGAGTGTACTACTACAGTCAACAAAAATGGGGAAAAGAAAACAATTGTTGTCACCCATTCCTGCTGTTACGGACACGTCCGTAGAGAGGAGGATGACTCTGGCTGCGAAAAAGTTGACATGACGACTCTTGAAGAAACAATTGAAAAGCTTGGATCcgatgaatttttgaaactccTACAAAGTaccaaatttaatattgaatccgGAAACTATACGATATTTGTACCCAACAATGATGCTGTAGAGGACTACAAGAGAGACATTGAAGGAATCAATGCATTGGATATTGATGGATCCGACGTCAAATATAAGATCTCCCGGAATAAAAGATATGCTGTCGAGAGCTCATCATTTTCCAACTTAGTTAAGGGTCATATTGTAGATGGATTTGTTGACAGCTCCGACGTTCACGATGAAAATGTTTTTCCCTCCGTAGAAGATGCTTCTAAAATTAGAATGACAGTCTATAACACATATCCTAAAAAAACCTGGATGGCCAATTGTGCTAAAgttatttcccaaaataattATGCTAAAAATGGTATTGTACATGTTGTTGATAAGGTTATTAGACCAGTGAAGAGCACTATTCTTGAATTACTTGGCTCTGATCCCCAGTTTGAAGAGTTCAAAAAGCTTATAGAATCCGTTGCTAACAAGGATGATACGATTAAGAAACTGAGTGAAATGGAAGGACAATTCACTGTTTTCGCTCCTACAAATGctgcttttgaaaaattaagtaaacGCATCCAGGATAAGCTTCGCTCTGGGAGTGGTTGTGCTATTGACATACTCAAAAATCATATTCTACCAAATGTAATTTGCTCAGGAGTGATTGAGGGTAAAGCTAGAACAGTCAACACTTTGGGAAAGTATCTTATGCTCAACAAAGAAGATGATATGGAATTAACAGTTCAAGATATCCCTGTTTTTGTCAATGATATTATTGGAACAAACGGTGTTTTACACgcaattgaagaatttttgatCCCTGAATCATCCAAATTAGTTGAGGATGTATTAGAAGACGCAAGTTTGGATACATTCAAGAAATACTTGAAAGAAGTTGACATGCTGGAGGCACTAGACGCTCGTGATAATATTACAATCTTTGCTCCCACCAATCGTGCATTAGAAATTCTCTCCAGAGATTTTGTTTCCgataaaaagaaacttaaagACTTTTTGTTGTATCATATTGCCAACACCAAAGTTTGCCAATGTGAATTTAAAAACGATCAGGAACTATCCACAGCAAGAAAGGACCAGAAATTAAAGATCAATACTTATAATGGATCAGGAGCCTTTTTACTAGGAGTACCCGCCCCTGATGTTGCAACTGTTCAATGTGCACGGATTTCAAAGAGAGACGTTGAAATGTGTGGAGGAATGATTCACAAAGTGGACAAAGTTTTATTCCCTCCTTTTGGAAGTATCCAAGAGATTTTAAAATCCGAAgataaatattccaaattttctgAATTGGCTGAAGAGTCTGGCCTTGATATGTCCAATGAGCAATATACTCTTCTCCTTCCAACAAACTCAGCTTTTGAATCCTTGTCTGAAGAAGTGATGGCTAAGATCAACTCTAATAGAACCTATTGGGTaccaaaaattgttgaaaaacaCATCCTTAGTGATTCATATTGCTGTGCTAGTATAGCTCCAAggaatattttcattgatacATCCGGAAAGAGAACTATGAGCAACGAAATTGTATCTCTCCGGAAGTCTGTAGGGGGACGTTACTTTGCCAATGATGCGGAAATAAGTACATGTGATGTTGTAGCAACCAATGGAGTCATTCATACCATTGACCGAGTTTTACTACCTAGAGAGATGGAGTCAAGAAATAAAGGAGGTGATCCAATCCTTCCCTTCAGAAGTATCATATACTCTGgattattcaaatga